A window of Syntrophales bacterium genomic DNA:
GAACCCGACGAGATCGCGGAGCAGTTCGCCAAGTACGCCGTCATGGCCGTCCCGGTCGTGGACCGGGAGCAACGGATGAAAGGGGTCATCCCGTTCCGGAATCTCCTGGAACTGGTCGCCCCGAAACTGGGCAAGTGAGACCGATGGAAGAGGACGGAGACCACGCGTGTTTGAAAGGCTGTTCGGCAGGTCGGCGGGGAGCGTGTTTGCGACCCTGTCCCGCGGAGGCGCATGGCGGCGCTTTGCGGTGTTCTTCGCCCTCATCGGCCCGGGGATCATCACGTCCAACGTGGACAACGATGCCGGCGGGATCACCACCTACTCGCTGGCCGGGGCGGAGTACGGCCTTTCTCTCCTCTGGACCCTGATTCCCATCACCGCGGTGCTCATCATCATCCAGGAGATGGGGGCCCGCATGGGGGTGATCTCCGGCAAGGGCCTGTCGGACATGATCCGGGAGCGCTTCGGGGCGAAGGTCACCTTCTACCTCATGATCGCCCTCCTCCTGACCAACCTGGGCAACACCGTTTCCGAATTCGCCGGCATCGCCGCAAGTCTCGAGATCTTCGGCATCAGCAAGTACGTGTCCGTTCCTCTCGGGGCGGCGTTCGTCTGGTGGCTTGTGGTGAAGGGGAACTACAAGTCCGTCGAGAAGGTCTTCCTCTTCGCCTGTGTGTTCTACCTGGCCTACATCGTTTCGGGATTCATGGGGAAACCGGACTGGGGAAAGGTCGGGTCGGCGCTCCTCACACCCTCCATCCGGTTCGAGCCGGGGTTCCTGACCATGGCGCTGGGTCTCATCGGGACCACCATCGCCCCCTGGATGCAGTTCTACCTCCAGTCTTCCGTGGTCGACAAGGGCCTCAAGGCGGAAAACTATCCCTATGCCAGGATGGATGTCATCGTCGGCTCCGTCATGGTCAACGTGGTGGCCTTTTTCATCATCATGCTCTGCGCCATCACCCTCCACACCAGCGGCGTGAAGATCGAATCCGCCAAGGACGCCGCCCTGGCGCTGGCCCCCCTGGCCGGAGCCTACTGTTCCTGGCTATTCGCATTCGGCCTCTTGAACGCATCCCTTTTCGCCGCCTCCATCCTGCCCCTCTCCACGGCCTATACGGTCTGCGAGGCCTTCGGCTGGGAGTCGGGACTGGACCATAAGTTTATGGATGCACCCCAGTTCTACGGGCTCTATTCCCTGATGATCCTCCTGGGTGCCGGGATCATTCTCCTGCCCGACATCCCCCTCATCGCCATCATGTACTACTCCCAGGTCATCAACGGGATCCTCCTGCCGGTGATCCTCGTGGCCATGCTGCTCCTCGTCAACGACCGCAGCATCATGGGCGAGCACGTCAACGGCCCGGTGATGAACGTCATATCCTGGGCCGCCGTGGCGGGGCTGATTGTCCTCTCGGCGGGCCTCCTGGTGTCGTCCCTCTTCTCCTGAGGGTTTTCCGCAGACAGGTGACGGGTTCCGTACCGGCCGCCTTGGCGAAGCCCCCGATGGTTTCCGGGATTCAGCCGGGCGTCCGGGACTGCC
This region includes:
- a CDS encoding Nramp family divalent metal transporter is translated as MFERLFGRSAGSVFATLSRGGAWRRFAVFFALIGPGIITSNVDNDAGGITTYSLAGAEYGLSLLWTLIPITAVLIIIQEMGARMGVISGKGLSDMIRERFGAKVTFYLMIALLLTNLGNTVSEFAGIAASLEIFGISKYVSVPLGAAFVWWLVVKGNYKSVEKVFLFACVFYLAYIVSGFMGKPDWGKVGSALLTPSIRFEPGFLTMALGLIGTTIAPWMQFYLQSSVVDKGLKAENYPYARMDVIVGSVMVNVVAFFIIMLCAITLHTSGVKIESAKDAALALAPLAGAYCSWLFAFGLLNASLFAASILPLSTAYTVCEAFGWESGLDHKFMDAPQFYGLYSLMILLGAGIILLPDIPLIAIMYYSQVINGILLPVILVAMLLLVNDRSIMGEHVNGPVMNVISWAAVAGLIVLSAGLLVSSLFS